Proteins found in one Exiguobacterium sp. 9-2 genomic segment:
- the fliY gene encoding flagellar motor switch phosphatase FliY has protein sequence MSDMLSQDEIDALLRGTPSTDEPQEPDVKEILDDMEIDALGEVGNISLGNSATALSALLNQKVEITTPHVRMISMEELRSRYPIPHVALRVGYTEGFKGENVLILTQRDASVIANLMMGGDGVIDESLEMDPIALSAVQEAMNQMMGAAATSMSTVFSMRIDISPPAVEIFDFSQDKSIVDSFSLWENMVIIEFDLKIGTMIDSKIVQLAPLDFSKQLIQKLFSASTTQQAEPAPQVTEQAQPSPSPPSAPAMAQQTTVASPEPKATPVGVSPVQFSQLGEMEVEGTPGNIGMLYDVPLNVTVELGRTRRSVRDILELTQGSVIELDKLAGEPVDVLVNNTLIATGEVVVIEENFGVRITEIVNTKERLRMF, from the coding sequence ATGAGCGATATGCTTTCGCAAGATGAAATCGATGCGTTATTACGCGGAACGCCATCCACCGATGAACCGCAAGAGCCAGACGTAAAGGAAATACTAGATGACATGGAGATTGATGCATTAGGGGAGGTCGGAAATATCTCACTTGGTAATTCGGCAACGGCCTTATCGGCATTGTTGAATCAAAAAGTAGAGATTACGACACCGCACGTCCGAATGATCTCCATGGAAGAATTACGCAGTCGTTATCCGATTCCGCACGTCGCGCTACGTGTCGGTTATACGGAAGGATTCAAAGGAGAAAACGTCCTGATCCTGACACAGCGAGATGCTTCCGTCATCGCGAACCTGATGATGGGAGGCGATGGCGTCATCGACGAGTCACTGGAGATGGACCCGATTGCTCTATCTGCCGTACAGGAAGCGATGAACCAGATGATGGGAGCAGCTGCTACCTCGATGTCGACTGTATTCTCGATGCGAATCGATATTTCGCCGCCAGCAGTTGAAATCTTCGACTTTTCTCAAGATAAGAGTATCGTCGATAGCTTTTCTCTTTGGGAGAACATGGTCATCATCGAGTTTGATCTTAAGATTGGCACGATGATCGATTCAAAAATCGTTCAATTAGCACCACTGGACTTCTCGAAACAATTGATTCAAAAACTCTTTAGTGCGAGTACGACTCAACAAGCAGAGCCTGCACCACAAGTAACGGAGCAAGCACAACCATCACCATCACCACCATCGGCGCCAGCAATGGCACAACAAACTACAGTTGCATCACCTGAACCGAAAGCAACGCCAGTCGGTGTCAGTCCGGTTCAATTCAGCCAATTAGGTGAGATGGAAGTAGAGGGTACGCCAGGAAATATTGGGATGTTATATGACGTTCCGTTGAACGTCACGGTTGAGTTAGGACGGACACGTCGCTCCGTTCGTGACATATTGGAATTGACACAAGGTTCCGTGATTGAGCTGGATAAACTGGCAGGAGAACCGGTTGACGTTCTCGTCAACAATACATTGATCGCAACAGGTGAAGTGGTCGTCATCGAAGAAAACTTCGGTGTACGCATTACAGAAATCGTAAATACAAAAGAACGTCTTCGGATGTTCTAA
- the fliM gene encoding flagellar motor switch protein FliM, with protein MSEVLSQHEIDALLSAISSGDMEVEEIRSQEEQRRVKVYDFKRALRFSKDQLRNLTRIHEQFARVLTTHFSAQLRTYVQFTVNTVEQLPYDEFIHSIPNMTLINLVNLHPLDGKVLFEVNPNIAYAMLDRLLGGPGEGMNKIENLTEIETRILTQLFKRAFVQYGAAWESVTEVEAEYDDLEINPQFLQLVSPNETVILVSIYVTVGEVSGTLNVCLPFVTLESVLPKLSSHYWMQQEKRTTADNQESEHMQTQLMSSVVDLKAVLGQTELSFGELLHLEVGDCLSLKTRASDAVDVFVDDRKMFKARPGLNGKHLALQVLQRIEEE; from the coding sequence ATGAGCGAAGTATTATCCCAACATGAAATCGATGCCTTGCTATCAGCCATTTCAAGCGGAGATATGGAAGTCGAGGAAATCCGAAGTCAAGAGGAGCAGCGTCGAGTCAAGGTCTATGACTTTAAACGAGCACTCCGTTTCTCAAAAGATCAATTACGGAATTTGACGCGTATTCATGAACAGTTCGCCCGAGTCTTGACGACACATTTTTCTGCACAACTTCGGACATATGTTCAGTTCACGGTTAATACGGTCGAACAACTTCCGTATGATGAATTCATTCATTCCATTCCGAACATGACGTTGATTAATCTAGTGAATCTTCATCCGCTCGATGGAAAAGTCTTATTTGAAGTCAATCCGAACATCGCCTATGCGATGCTCGATCGTTTACTTGGGGGACCAGGTGAAGGAATGAACAAGATCGAGAATTTGACGGAAATCGAGACACGTATACTAACACAACTGTTCAAGCGTGCCTTCGTTCAATACGGGGCGGCTTGGGAGTCGGTAACAGAAGTCGAAGCGGAATACGATGATTTGGAAATCAATCCGCAGTTTCTGCAACTGGTCTCTCCAAATGAGACAGTCATTCTCGTCTCGATTTACGTAACGGTCGGAGAAGTGAGCGGTACGTTGAATGTCTGCTTGCCGTTCGTGACCCTTGAATCCGTTCTTCCGAAATTATCAAGTCATTATTGGATGCAACAAGAAAAGCGAACGACAGCAGATAATCAAGAGTCTGAACACATGCAAACGCAGTTGATGAGTTCCGTCGTCGATTTAAAAGCAGTGCTCGGCCAAACAGAGCTTTCGTTTGGTGAATTGTTACACCTCGAAGTAGGCGATTGTTTATCCCTGAAGACACGAGCCTCGGATGCCGTCGATGTATTCGTCGACGACCGGAAGATGTTCAAGGCGCGACCGGGATTAAACGGGAAACACCTCGCTTTGCAAGTCTTACAACGAATTGAGGAGGAATAA
- a CDS encoding flagellar basal body-associated FliL family protein, translated as MAEEKKKSKLKIPLIMIIVAALMIGAGYMIMNYFLANDTTEAKVEQPTGEELDARSLQTDDLTTNIADERFLNVQFTIVTDDQATRDDLELRKFQINNIILGDLSAMKKSDLDSKADMEKLEERLRMQFKKLIQEGDVQRVYTTKKIIQ; from the coding sequence ATGGCCGAGGAAAAGAAGAAGAGTAAACTGAAAATCCCCTTGATCATGATCATTGTCGCAGCATTGATGATCGGGGCAGGATACATGATCATGAATTATTTTTTAGCAAATGACACGACGGAAGCAAAAGTTGAACAACCGACAGGTGAAGAACTTGATGCACGAAGTCTGCAAACGGACGACTTGACAACGAACATCGCTGACGAACGTTTCTTAAATGTCCAGTTCACGATCGTCACCGATGATCAAGCAACGCGTGACGATTTAGAATTACGAAAGTTTCAAATCAATAACATCATCTTGGGTGACCTTTCGGCTATGAAAAAGTCGGACTTAGACTCAAAAGCGGATATGGAGAAGCTTGAAGAGCGGTTACGGATGCAATTCAAAAAGCTCATCCAAGAAGGCGATGTCCAGCGTGTCTACACGACGAAAAAAATCATCCAGTGA
- a CDS encoding flagellar FlbD family protein — protein sequence MITLTTLRNAPLVLNAVLIESVRSTPDTTIQLIGGQIYVVKESMEEVKAIAIAFYQQIGLAGLNSVRRLEDGRGKEEE from the coding sequence ATGATCACGTTAACGACGTTACGTAACGCACCACTCGTACTGAACGCCGTGTTGATCGAATCCGTCCGTTCTACACCGGATACGACGATTCAACTCATCGGAGGACAGATTTATGTCGTGAAGGAATCAATGGAAGAGGTCAAAGCAATCGCAATCGCTTTTTATCAACAAATCGGATTAGCGGGCTTGAACAGTGTAAGGAGGCTCGAAGATGGCCGAGGAAAAGAAGAAGAGTAA
- the flgG gene encoding flagellar basal body rod protein FlgG gives MLRSMYSGISGLKNFQTKLDVVGNNIANVNTFGYKKGRVTFKDLVSQSVGSSSGAGGNVGGTNPKQVGLGASMSTVDNVYNQGALQNTGRVLDVGISGEGFFQVVTAEGIRYTRSGNFYTDLDGNLVTGDGNYLIGTGTQAAANGTPPVPLPEAGGAGFQKLKVPTDARNLSIGKDGLVTYVDTTGALQNVGYITIANFANPGGLEKSGVNVFAASQNSGPPVLGTPSLNGMGQLTSGTLEMSNVDLSEEFTEMIIAQRGFQANTRIITTSDQVLEELVNLKR, from the coding sequence ATGTTACGTTCAATGTATTCAGGAATCAGTGGGCTTAAGAACTTCCAGACAAAACTGGATGTCGTCGGGAATAACATCGCGAACGTCAACACGTTCGGTTATAAAAAAGGACGGGTGACGTTTAAAGACCTCGTCAGTCAATCGGTCGGCTCATCATCTGGTGCAGGCGGCAATGTCGGTGGGACGAACCCGAAACAGGTCGGTCTTGGAGCATCGATGTCAACAGTCGATAATGTGTATAACCAAGGTGCGCTTCAGAATACAGGTCGCGTCCTCGATGTCGGGATCTCTGGGGAAGGATTCTTCCAGGTCGTCACGGCGGAAGGGATTCGTTATACCCGTTCAGGTAACTTCTATACGGATCTTGATGGAAACTTAGTTACAGGTGACGGAAACTACTTAATCGGTACCGGGACACAAGCAGCTGCAAACGGTACTCCGCCAGTACCACTCCCGGAAGCAGGTGGTGCAGGATTCCAAAAACTAAAAGTACCAACGGATGCACGTAACTTATCGATTGGTAAAGACGGTCTCGTCACTTACGTCGATACGACGGGAGCATTGCAAAACGTCGGTTATATCACGATCGCGAACTTTGCTAACCCGGGTGGTCTAGAAAAATCAGGTGTCAACGTATTCGCCGCATCACAGAACTCAGGTCCACCGGTACTCGGAACACCGAGCTTGAACGGAATGGGACAGTTGACGTCGGGAACGCTTGAGATGTCGAACGTCGACTTATCAGAAGAATTCACGGAGATGATCATTGCTCAACGTGGTTTCCAGGCGAATACACGAATCATCACGACATCGGACCAGGTTCTTGAGGAACTGGTCAATTTGAAACGATGA
- a CDS encoding flagellar hook capping FlgD N-terminal domain-containing protein: protein MTDAIKTDSSSYQLPEKSQVPTNKAMDKDMFMKILIAQLSNQDPTAPMEDKDFIAQMAQFSSLEQMQAIGKTMDTMVLNQHATALLSYSNLIGKKVSYEAESKTTDASGAEQTTTVEETASVVSVKRDGLDIMAELSNGKQISVYELTQIQSKEEK from the coding sequence ATGACTGACGCAATCAAAACGGATAGTAGTTCATATCAGCTTCCTGAAAAATCACAGGTACCGACGAATAAAGCGATGGATAAGGATATGTTCATGAAAATTCTGATTGCCCAGCTTTCGAATCAGGATCCAACAGCACCGATGGAAGACAAGGATTTCATCGCTCAAATGGCCCAGTTTTCTTCGCTGGAACAGATGCAAGCAATCGGGAAGACGATGGATACGATGGTCTTGAACCAACATGCAACAGCATTGCTGTCCTACAGCAATCTGATTGGTAAAAAAGTCAGTTATGAAGCGGAGTCGAAGACGACGGATGCTTCAGGTGCTGAGCAGACGACCACCGTCGAAGAGACAGCCAGTGTCGTTAGTGTAAAACGGGATGGGCTGGATATCATGGCCGAACTATCGAACGGAAAACAGATCAGTGTTTACGAGTTGACGCAGATTCAATCAAAGGAGGAAAAATAA
- a CDS encoding flagellar hook-length control protein FliK: MNMTEVTQPSFPTLNTGSGKKGEMTTVGGQFASLLDYLTKLPTALPSSVSADAMTLEPETETQPLPDWMQQLVDQPDEILSLLKQPEVEALKQDPKKMEQLLAFVKQLLEGNMEQAKGQFDQLPPSLQQFVLQTMTNDTIKVKDYDTNMLKQSPVSTMDGVVSAMPVKQTLPQTGSVVETIKPDTVAVAEQAKGKTPLPLAFASLMRKATMPVDPEGKAAPPPMSMPIYRGTPLQTIRPVPLPVSEQIQQRIEAALQQAPFIKGADGSTRLSIRLYPEQLGEVVVQLDRKEGALTVKLFASTEQAKQSIEQQLGKLQTVLHQQTPVVKIETGMIASSAREFQQSFTRDQQEHESPYQETPVPVDEEEEEDDD, from the coding sequence ATGAACATGACGGAAGTAACACAACCATCCTTCCCGACCTTAAATACAGGATCAGGAAAAAAAGGAGAGATGACTACGGTTGGTGGTCAATTCGCCTCATTACTTGATTATCTGACAAAACTGCCGACGGCGTTACCGTCATCAGTCTCAGCGGATGCGATGACACTCGAGCCGGAAACGGAGACGCAACCCTTACCGGACTGGATGCAACAACTTGTAGACCAGCCGGATGAGATTCTCTCCTTACTGAAACAACCAGAAGTAGAGGCGTTAAAACAAGACCCAAAGAAAATGGAGCAACTTCTAGCGTTCGTCAAACAATTGCTCGAAGGAAATATGGAGCAGGCGAAAGGTCAGTTCGATCAATTGCCACCATCACTTCAACAGTTCGTCTTGCAGACAATGACGAATGATACGATCAAAGTAAAAGATTATGACACGAACATGTTAAAGCAGTCGCCAGTTTCAACAATGGACGGAGTGGTTTCTGCGATGCCAGTGAAACAGACACTCCCGCAAACTGGTTCTGTTGTCGAAACGATCAAGCCGGACACTGTAGCTGTAGCCGAGCAGGCAAAAGGAAAAACACCGCTTCCGTTAGCATTCGCTTCACTCATGCGAAAAGCGACCATGCCCGTTGATCCAGAAGGAAAAGCCGCACCGCCTCCGATGAGTATGCCGATTTACAGAGGCACTCCGTTGCAAACGATTCGTCCAGTGCCGCTACCTGTCTCAGAACAGATTCAACAACGGATTGAAGCCGCACTGCAGCAAGCACCATTCATAAAAGGTGCGGATGGGTCCACACGATTGTCGATTCGCCTGTACCCAGAGCAACTTGGTGAGGTTGTCGTTCAACTCGATCGTAAAGAAGGGGCATTGACTGTCAAACTATTTGCGAGCACCGAGCAAGCAAAGCAATCAATCGAGCAACAACTTGGGAAATTACAAACCGTCTTGCATCAACAGACGCCAGTCGTAAAGATCGAGACGGGGATGATTGCTTCGAGTGCGCGGGAGTTCCAACAATCTTTCACACGTGATCAGCAGGAGCATGAGTCACCGTATCAAGAGACACCCGTTCCAGTAGACGAAGAAGAGGAGGAAGACGATGACTGA
- a CDS encoding magnesium transporter MgtE N-terminal domain-containing protein — MSENKTSKGWILPLLVIPLILILLTAYFVLNYANGRPLLSLPFATEKTTTNQANPSAELERRLKVANQEIKKLRNQSKEQSDTLKAKEQEVERLIAERDQLKQTPAQTTDQTKTTKKKTASVTDVYAEMAPKDAALILNELSPTEVVPIIEDIDAEQQAAIIAKMDAKKAAALTQLLATK; from the coding sequence ATGAGTGAAAATAAAACATCAAAAGGGTGGATTTTACCTTTATTGGTCATTCCTTTGATTTTAATCTTGTTGACGGCTTATTTCGTATTGAATTATGCGAATGGACGTCCACTACTATCCTTACCGTTCGCAACCGAAAAAACGACTACGAATCAGGCGAATCCATCAGCAGAACTCGAACGTCGTCTGAAAGTAGCGAATCAAGAGATCAAAAAATTACGCAATCAAAGTAAGGAACAATCGGATACCTTAAAAGCGAAAGAGCAGGAAGTTGAACGTTTGATTGCTGAGAGGGATCAGTTAAAACAGACACCTGCGCAAACAACGGATCAAACAAAAACGACGAAGAAAAAAACAGCATCCGTGACGGATGTATATGCTGAAATGGCACCAAAGGATGCTGCGCTGATTTTAAATGAACTCAGTCCGACCGAAGTCGTACCAATCATCGAGGACATCGATGCGGAACAACAGGCGGCGATCATTGCCAAGATGGATGCTAAGAAAGCAGCCGCCTTGACACAGTTACTCGCGACGAAGTAA
- a CDS encoding flagellar export protein FliJ produces MKTIYERIIPLAEAEKDRVAKELSLHKKQYELEVEKLYHLLVRYESFLKAQDEIGVVELTSSQYRERARDVVKQEIERQQLYVTQSKNRYERTQEALERALIEEKKFSRLQENHTVETKRIEALTEQNQLDELALLQFGRGRMI; encoded by the coding sequence ATGAAGACGATCTATGAACGAATCATTCCTTTAGCTGAAGCGGAGAAGGATCGCGTCGCTAAAGAACTGAGCCTTCATAAAAAGCAATATGAGCTTGAAGTCGAAAAATTATATCATCTGCTCGTTCGATATGAGTCCTTTCTGAAGGCACAAGATGAGATTGGCGTCGTGGAACTGACGTCTTCGCAATATCGAGAACGCGCTCGGGATGTCGTGAAGCAGGAAATCGAACGACAGCAATTGTACGTGACACAATCGAAAAATCGTTACGAACGTACACAAGAAGCACTCGAACGAGCGTTAATCGAAGAGAAGAAATTTAGTCGTCTCCAAGAGAATCATACAGTCGAAACGAAACGAATCGAAGCATTGACGGAACAAAATCAATTAGATGAACTGGCATTGTTACAGTTTGGAAGAGGACGGATGATATGA
- the fliI gene encoding flagellar protein export ATPase FliI, with amino-acid sequence MQAAVREIRSEELVQHSGKVVQVIGLMIESRGPTAVAIGERCLIQIQQRQTIEAEVVGFREGHVLLMPYGETTSIAPGSIVLATGKPLHVPVGNELIGKVLDGLGRPLDGESLENLRTTSIVRKPPSPLERPRISDVLSTGIRAIDGLLTVGQGQRVGLFAGSGVGKSTLLGMIAKRSTADINVIALIGERGREVKEFVEAELGEEGMKRSILVVATSDQPPLVRLKGAYTATAIAEYFRDQGKNVVLMMDSVTRFAMAQREIGLATGEPPASKGYTPSVFALLPQLLERSGKTQDGSITAFYTVLVDGDDMNEPIADAVRGILDGHFVLDRNLANKGQFPAIHVLRSISRVMNQITTSEQKTAAVAFRQLLSTYLDSEDLINIGAYKTGTNPEIDRAVDTYPELIRFLKQQIHEDSDFEAACHQLMATIQ; translated from the coding sequence ATGCAGGCCGCGGTTCGAGAAATTCGCTCAGAAGAACTTGTACAGCACTCTGGTAAGGTCGTCCAAGTGATCGGGTTGATGATCGAATCGCGAGGACCGACAGCAGTGGCAATCGGTGAGCGGTGTTTAATCCAAATCCAACAACGTCAGACAATCGAAGCAGAAGTCGTCGGATTTAGAGAAGGGCATGTCCTACTCATGCCATACGGTGAAACGACATCGATTGCTCCAGGCTCGATTGTTCTTGCGACAGGAAAACCACTCCACGTTCCAGTAGGGAACGAACTGATTGGTAAGGTGCTTGATGGTCTAGGAAGACCACTAGATGGTGAGTCATTAGAAAATTTACGCACGACATCGATCGTTCGTAAACCACCTAGTCCACTCGAACGTCCTCGCATCAGTGATGTTCTCTCGACTGGCATCCGTGCCATTGATGGACTGTTGACAGTCGGTCAAGGACAACGTGTGGGTTTGTTCGCAGGATCAGGTGTCGGAAAATCGACATTACTCGGGATGATCGCGAAACGATCGACAGCAGACATCAATGTCATCGCTTTGATTGGTGAACGAGGACGTGAAGTCAAGGAATTTGTAGAGGCAGAACTTGGTGAAGAGGGGATGAAACGATCTATTTTAGTCGTAGCAACGAGCGATCAACCTCCACTTGTTCGTCTAAAAGGTGCCTATACGGCAACGGCAATCGCTGAATATTTTCGAGATCAAGGGAAAAATGTGGTCTTGATGATGGACTCAGTTACTCGTTTTGCGATGGCACAGCGGGAAATCGGTCTTGCAACAGGTGAACCCCCTGCGTCGAAAGGATATACACCAAGCGTATTCGCTCTGCTTCCTCAGCTACTTGAACGGAGCGGGAAAACACAAGACGGTTCGATTACTGCTTTCTACACAGTCCTCGTCGATGGAGACGACATGAATGAACCAATCGCCGACGCCGTACGAGGGATCTTAGACGGTCACTTCGTTCTGGATCGTAACCTTGCGAACAAAGGGCAGTTCCCAGCGATTCATGTCTTACGGTCCATCAGCCGTGTCATGAATCAAATTACGACATCTGAACAAAAGACCGCTGCTGTCGCATTTCGACAATTGTTATCGACGTATCTCGATTCGGAGGACTTAATCAATATCGGAGCATACAAAACAGGAACGAACCCGGAAATTGACCGTGCCGTCGATACATATCCGGAGCTGATTCGTTTCTTGAAACAACAAATTCATGAAGACAGTGATTTCGAAGCGGCTTGTCATCAACTCATGGCAACGATTCAGTAA
- a CDS encoding FliH/SctL family protein yields the protein MILLSNVIKRQAVIERQERTLVQVRTSQEEPTIVPDTFYEEKMAEGHAELERLRQAMLLDFEQRQQQFEQERLQALEEARQQGYQAGFETGHAEGQATFEEQIAKTNSFADRLEEQSQERLMRLEHELCVLGLQVTHQFLEQLHDEEEEALYQLLHQLIIQFRDREKIIIYASPADFERVVLLEERLQGVLGANATIQLRFDPALKARDYRIDSENGAITGGLTSGFEALQTKINEVLHHV from the coding sequence ATGATATTGTTGTCTAACGTCATCAAAAGACAAGCAGTAATTGAACGACAGGAGCGAACGCTCGTGCAGGTTCGGACCAGTCAGGAAGAGCCTACGATCGTTCCAGATACATTCTACGAAGAGAAGATGGCAGAAGGACACGCTGAGTTAGAGCGCCTTCGACAGGCGATGCTCCTAGATTTCGAACAGCGTCAACAGCAGTTCGAGCAAGAACGCCTTCAAGCGTTAGAAGAAGCACGTCAACAAGGGTATCAAGCTGGATTTGAAACAGGACATGCGGAAGGACAAGCAACGTTTGAAGAGCAGATTGCCAAAACGAATTCGTTTGCTGATCGCCTAGAAGAGCAGAGTCAAGAACGATTGATGCGACTAGAACATGAATTATGTGTCCTCGGACTCCAAGTGACACATCAATTTTTAGAACAGTTACATGATGAAGAGGAAGAAGCGTTATACCAATTGTTACATCAATTGATCATTCAGTTCCGCGATCGTGAAAAAATCATCATCTATGCGTCACCGGCGGATTTTGAACGGGTCGTGTTACTTGAAGAACGACTACAAGGCGTTCTAGGTGCCAACGCAACGATTCAATTGCGATTTGATCCAGCGTTAAAGGCACGCGATTATCGGATTGATTCGGAGAATGGAGCGATCACTGGCGGTTTAACCAGTGGCTTTGAAGCATTGCAAACCAAAATCAATGAGGTTTTACATCATGTTTAA
- the fliG gene encoding flagellar motor switch protein FliG: protein MKKLEMNSREKAAILMISLGPEVAASVYKHLSEEEMEWLTLQISSMKRIDPEEKLVVLDEFHELAMAQNYITQGGIGFAKSVLEKALGEEKAMELIYRLTSTLQVRPFEFARKADPKQLLNFIQNEHPQTIALVLAHLDPAKSGQILSELPAEAQSDVARRIATMDRMNPEIISEVEQILERNLSQAGMQDFAQSGGIEAVVQVLNGVDRTTERTILDTLEIQDPELAEEIKKRMFVFEDIVTLDARAIQRIIREVSNEDLLLALKVSSDDVKDMVYRNMSQRMVESFKEDMEFMGPVRLRDVEEAQSRIVGIIRRLEDMGEIVVARGGGDDIVV, encoded by the coding sequence ATGAAGAAGCTAGAAATGAACAGTCGTGAAAAGGCTGCGATTCTCATGATTTCGTTAGGTCCTGAAGTCGCTGCCAGTGTATATAAACATTTATCGGAAGAAGAGATGGAATGGTTAACCCTTCAAATCTCTAGCATGAAACGGATTGATCCAGAAGAGAAGTTAGTCGTCCTTGATGAGTTTCATGAACTAGCGATGGCGCAGAACTATATCACGCAAGGTGGAATCGGATTTGCTAAATCTGTCCTTGAAAAAGCACTTGGCGAAGAAAAAGCGATGGAACTCATCTATCGCCTGACGTCGACGTTACAAGTCCGTCCGTTTGAGTTTGCACGCAAGGCAGATCCGAAACAGCTTCTGAACTTCATTCAAAATGAACATCCACAAACGATCGCACTTGTTCTTGCTCATCTCGATCCTGCAAAATCAGGTCAGATTCTCTCGGAGCTCCCGGCAGAAGCACAGTCCGATGTAGCAAGACGGATTGCGACGATGGACCGGATGAATCCGGAAATCATCAGCGAGGTAGAACAAATTCTTGAACGGAATCTATCACAAGCAGGGATGCAAGATTTTGCTCAATCGGGAGGCATCGAGGCTGTCGTTCAAGTATTAAATGGCGTCGACCGCACAACGGAACGAACGATTCTCGATACGCTCGAGATTCAGGATCCAGAACTTGCGGAAGAAATCAAAAAACGGATGTTCGTCTTCGAAGACATCGTCACACTCGATGCGCGGGCGATACAGCGAATCATTCGCGAAGTCTCAAACGAGGATTTACTATTGGCACTCAAAGTATCGTCAGACGATGTCAAAGACATGGTCTATCGCAACATGTCACAACGGATGGTCGAGTCGTTCAAAGAGGACATGGAATTCATGGGTCCTGTGCGTCTCCGAGACGTCGAAGAAGCTCAAAGTCGAATCGTCGGAATCATCCGCCGCTTAGAGGACATGGGTGAGATCGTCGTTGCTCGTGGTGGAGGAGATGATATTGTTGTCTAA